In one Triplophysa rosa linkage group LG13, Trosa_1v2, whole genome shotgun sequence genomic region, the following are encoded:
- the LOC130564279 gene encoding serine/threonine-protein kinase pim-2-like — MERKPEQQTDGKKKKKGVRAWFKKRWRAVKHTVSCTQSNEVVPFHTQSDQDPSDPQPGPSEQPYLRVFKPAVLADTADCPGCHCEQTPLEDPVDPQQDPSGLKQTAPEEPADHRPAPSNQQQTDGKKKKKGVRAWFKKRWRAVKHTVSCTQSNEVVPFHTQSDQDPSDPQPGPSEQPYLRVFKPAVLADTADCPGCHCEQTPLEDPVDPQQDPSGLKQTAPEEPAASQPGSSNLSPYALRILSYFRPPRFFTYPAPWMYEQPFLDELDEYKAFSSLYEVGTKNLGKGHQGIVYEGTRRSDGLKVAIKFMHKFPRFDKYIHVPGHDKPLFSEVALNLLLQKPEKCPNIVDLMDWFEEEYTHILVLEYPYPCFTVKDFIRVERLSENQARDLMRQAVNAAKHCIDHNVCHGGLEVRNVLINVQTMTLKFIDFGCGHFASTWGEPGTKIYGELSFCVADVMTLIQTL, encoded by the exons ATGGAGAGAAAGCCAG AACAACAAACAGAtgggaagaagaagaagaagggtGTGCGTGCCTGGTTCAAGAAAAGATGGCGGGCTGTGAAGCACACCGTCTCTTGCACCCAAAGCAATGAAGTGGTGCCTTTTCATACACAGTCTGACCAGGATCCATCAGATCCTCAGCCGGGTCCATCTGAACAGCCTTATCTACGTGTCTTTAAGCCGGCGGTCTTGGCAGACACAGCTGATTGCCCTGGTTGTCACTGTGAGCAAACGCCTCTTGAAGATCCGGTCGATCCTCAGCAAGATCCTTCTGGACTCAAGCAAACAGCTCCTGAAGAACCAGCGGACCACCGACCAGCTCCGTCTAACC AACAACAAACAGAtgggaagaagaagaagaagggtGTGCGTGCCTGGTTCAAGAAAAGATGGCGGGCTGTGAAGCACACCGTCTCTTGCACCCAAAGCAATGAAGTGGTGCCTTTTCATACACAGTCTGACCAGGATCCATCAGATCCTCAGCCGGGTCCATCTGAACAGCCATATCTACGTGTCTTTAAGCCGGCGGTCTTGGCAGACACAGCTGATTGCCCTGGTTGTCACTGTGAGCAAACGCCTCTTGAAGATCCGGTCGATCCTCAGCAAGATCCTTCTGGACTCAAGCAAACAGCTCCTGAAGAACCAGCGGCTTCCCAACCTGGTTCATCTAACTTGAGTCCATATGCTCTGAGAATACTCAGTTATTTTCGACCACCTAGGTTTTTCACCTATCCCGCTCCATGGATGTATGAGCAACCGTTTCTTGATGAATTGGATGAATATA aAGCGTTTTCGTCGCTTTATGAGGTGGGAACAAAGAATCTAGGAAAAGGACACCAAGGCATTGTGTATGAGGGGACTCGCAGGTCCGATGGCCTAAAG GTCGCCATCAAATTTATGCACAAGTTTCCACGCTTTGACAAATATATTCACGTT CCTGGGCATGACAAGCCTCTCTTCTCAGAAGTGGCTCTAAATCTGCTGCTACAGAAACCAGAGAAATGCCCCAACATTGTGGATCTGATGGACTGGTTTGAAGAGGAGTACACCCACATCCTCGTTCTGGAATATCCATATCCCTGTTTCACCGTGAAAGATTTCATTCGCGTTGAACGTCTGTCTGAAAATCAGGCACGTGATCTCATGCGTCAAGCAGTGAACGCAGCCAAACACTGCATTGACCACAACGTCTGCCATGGTGGCTTGGAGGTCAGAAACGTCCTGATCAATGTACAGACCATGACGCTCAAGTTCATAGACTTTGGATGTGGCCACTTTGCCTCAACTTGGGGCGAACCAGGCACTAAAATCTACGGTGAGTTGAGTTTCTGTGTTGCCGATGTAATGACCCTCATACAAACATTGTAG